In Tubulanus polymorphus chromosome 8, tnTubPoly1.2, whole genome shotgun sequence, one genomic interval encodes:
- the LOC141909699 gene encoding uncharacterized protein LOC141909699 isoform X3: MSRTSSTFRKQSPLRSSKSAQKSLGGTYSTDVGLRRSNSFGSLKRSNSNGNLRKSAASFNGSSGKLNKSMELSNIEGEYIKNLQKQIYFLELESNYLREQARKATSMHPIMTSEAERMLSKLRTMQTELDGLHLENQRKESNLDQLGTEKYRLMDRIKIDTSTFAKERRLLTEEIIQLKKDNNALERELSQRDAQIGLQRDELEKNSTAIRASDERVTLLRNQLDQRIEQHKMTQLALEEKRAECLRVEAQLREIEEKYYSSSSALADKATKDLRDEIRMLRQKMKETEMAADQDRYLRTKLTDDSSHLVQENALLNQQVIELTRTIDRERDLRESQETRRSADFTELLSAKDGQKHLQLEMNQMRDELQRERELSKHYREQLAKQEHLSTSTELNASTTRSRLNEIEALHQNAETENTQLRRDKMLLVDHVADLQKQIRDKDDEVLKLRAMCGTVSHRLEDLDHLQTLDNIRQSQKWEEFEKLADTMRSLSHSMALASSPRPAKYAEY, from the exons ATGTCGAGAACGTCATCAACTTTCCGCAAGCAGTCGCCTCTTAGGTCTTCCAAATCTGCACAGAAATCATTAGGAG GTACATATTCCACTGATGTAGGTTTAAGACGCAGCAACAGCTTTGGAAGTCTGAAACGCAGCAACAGCAACGGAAATCTGAGAAAATCGGCTGCTTCGTTCAACGGTAGCAG CGGTAAACTGAATAAGTCGATGGAGTTGTCGAACATCGAAGGGGAATACATCAAAAACCTTCAGAAACAAATCTATTTCCTCGAACTGGAATCAAACTATCT GCGGGAACAAGCTCGTAAAGCGACCAGCATGCATCCGATAATGACATCGGAGGCAGAGAGAATGCTTAGTAAACTCAGA ACAATGCAGACAGAGTTAGACGGGTTACACCTGGAGAATCAGCGCAAAGAATCGAACCTCGATCAGCTCGGAACGGAGAAATACCGTCTGATGGACCGAATCAAAATCGACACGAGCACTTTCGCTAAAGAGCGCCGCCTATTGACCGAGGAGATCATCcaattgaagaaagataataACGCGTTGGAACGCGAACTATCGCAGAGAGACGCTCAGATCGGTTTGCAACGCGACGAGTTGGAGAAAAACTCGACCGCGATTCGAGCCTCGGACGAGAGAGTTACTCTACTCCGTAACCAG CTGGATCAAAGAATCGAACAACACAAAATGACGCAGTTAGCTTTAGAAGAGAAGAGAGCGGAATGTTTGAGAGTCGAAGCTCAACTGCGAGAAATAGAGGAGAAATACTACAGCAGTAGTTCAGCGTTAGCCGATAAAGCTACGAAAGATCTGAGG GACGAAATTCGAATGTTGCGACAGAAAATGAAGGAGACAGAAATGGCAGCCGATCAGGATCGGTATCTACGCACTAAACTGACCGATGACAGCAGCCATCTTGTACAAGAGAACGCTTTACTGAATCAACAAGTTATCGAACTAACTCGAACTATCGATCGC GAGCGTGATTTGAGAGAGAGTCAGGAGACTCGACGCAGCGCCGATTTCACCGAGTTATTGTCGGCTAAAGACGGTCAGAAACATTTACAACTGGAGATGAATCAAATGAGGGACGAGTTACAACGCGAACGAGAACTCAGTAAACACTACCGAGAACAG TTGGCGAAACAGGAACATTTATCGACGTCGACCGAATTGAACGCATCGACGACTCGATCCCGTCTGAACGAAATCGAGGCTCTACATCAGAACGCTGAAACCGAGAATACTCAGCTACGCAGAGATAAAATGTTGTTGGTCGATCATGTTGCCGATTTACAAAAACAG ATAAGAGATAAAGACGATGAAGTGTTGAAACTGAGAGCGATGTGCGGCACTGTCAGTCATCGGTTGGAAGATTTAGATCATCTCCAAACGCTCGATAACATCCGTCAATCACAGAAATGGGAGGAGTTTGAGAAATTAGCCGATACGATGAGATCATTGTCGCATTCGATGGCACTCGCGTCGAGTCCGAGACCAGCGAAATATGCAGAGTATTAA
- the LOC141909699 gene encoding uncharacterized protein LOC141909699 isoform X2: MPITREISQPIGDKSPDVLQWKETLRSPSPTPKMDQKLRSSSRSGLRRSNSFGSLKRSNSNGNLRKSAASFNGSSGKLNKSMELSNIEGEYIKNLQKQIYFLELESNYLREQARKATSMHPIMTSEAERMLSKLRTMQTELDGLHLENQRKESNLDQLGTEKYRLMDRIKIDTSTFAKERRLLTEEIIQLKKDNNALERELSQRDAQIGLQRDELEKNSTAIRASDERVTLLRNQLDQRIEQHKMTQLALEEKRAECLRVEAQLREIEEKYYSSSSALADKATKDLRDEIRMLRQKMKETEMAADQDRYLRTKLTDDSSHLVQENALLNQQVIELTRTIDRERDLRESQETRRSADFTELLSAKDGQKHLQLEMNQMRDELQRERELSKHYREQLAKQEHLSTSTELNASTTRSRLNEIEALHQNAETENTQLRRDKMLLVDHVADLQKQIRDKDDEVLKLRAMCGTVSHRLEDLDHLQTLDNIRQSQKWEEFEKLADTMRSLSHSMALASSPRPAKYAEY; the protein is encoded by the exons ATGCCAATAACCAGAGAGATTTCGCAACCAATCGGGGACAAGAGTCCCGATGTTTTGCAGTGGAAGGAGACTTTAAGGTCGCCTTCCCCGACACCGAAAATGGATCAAAAACTTCGTTCTTCATCGAGATCTG GTTTAAGACGCAGCAACAGCTTTGGAAGTCTGAAACGCAGCAACAGCAACGGAAATCTGAGAAAATCGGCTGCTTCGTTCAACGGTAGCAG CGGTAAACTGAATAAGTCGATGGAGTTGTCGAACATCGAAGGGGAATACATCAAAAACCTTCAGAAACAAATCTATTTCCTCGAACTGGAATCAAACTATCT GCGGGAACAAGCTCGTAAAGCGACCAGCATGCATCCGATAATGACATCGGAGGCAGAGAGAATGCTTAGTAAACTCAGA ACAATGCAGACAGAGTTAGACGGGTTACACCTGGAGAATCAGCGCAAAGAATCGAACCTCGATCAGCTCGGAACGGAGAAATACCGTCTGATGGACCGAATCAAAATCGACACGAGCACTTTCGCTAAAGAGCGCCGCCTATTGACCGAGGAGATCATCcaattgaagaaagataataACGCGTTGGAACGCGAACTATCGCAGAGAGACGCTCAGATCGGTTTGCAACGCGACGAGTTGGAGAAAAACTCGACCGCGATTCGAGCCTCGGACGAGAGAGTTACTCTACTCCGTAACCAG CTGGATCAAAGAATCGAACAACACAAAATGACGCAGTTAGCTTTAGAAGAGAAGAGAGCGGAATGTTTGAGAGTCGAAGCTCAACTGCGAGAAATAGAGGAGAAATACTACAGCAGTAGTTCAGCGTTAGCCGATAAAGCTACGAAAGATCTGAGG GACGAAATTCGAATGTTGCGACAGAAAATGAAGGAGACAGAAATGGCAGCCGATCAGGATCGGTATCTACGCACTAAACTGACCGATGACAGCAGCCATCTTGTACAAGAGAACGCTTTACTGAATCAACAAGTTATCGAACTAACTCGAACTATCGATCGC GAGCGTGATTTGAGAGAGAGTCAGGAGACTCGACGCAGCGCCGATTTCACCGAGTTATTGTCGGCTAAAGACGGTCAGAAACATTTACAACTGGAGATGAATCAAATGAGGGACGAGTTACAACGCGAACGAGAACTCAGTAAACACTACCGAGAACAG TTGGCGAAACAGGAACATTTATCGACGTCGACCGAATTGAACGCATCGACGACTCGATCCCGTCTGAACGAAATCGAGGCTCTACATCAGAACGCTGAAACCGAGAATACTCAGCTACGCAGAGATAAAATGTTGTTGGTCGATCATGTTGCCGATTTACAAAAACAG ATAAGAGATAAAGACGATGAAGTGTTGAAACTGAGAGCGATGTGCGGCACTGTCAGTCATCGGTTGGAAGATTTAGATCATCTCCAAACGCTCGATAACATCCGTCAATCACAGAAATGGGAGGAGTTTGAGAAATTAGCCGATACGATGAGATCATTGTCGCATTCGATGGCACTCGCGTCGAGTCCGAGACCAGCGAAATATGCAGAGTATTAA
- the LOC141909668 gene encoding enoyl-CoA hydratase domain-containing protein 3, mitochondrial-like isoform X2 — MSTAETTKQEPIVLTTEKNGIRTITLNNPKKRNALSIAMIEALIADIRKNMDSEELRVIIIKAEENVFSSGHDLRELTSESGKGFHVKLFQRCTELMKLVQDVTVPVIAQVRGLATAAGCQLVASCDLAVVSESAQFATPGVNIGLFCSTPGVAIARAVPRKVAMEMLLTGTPITAQEALIHGLVNKVVPNDRLDAETMKIADRICETSRMVVALGKATFYSQVGLDRESAYRTAEQVMVSNLSLKDGQEGIKAFLEKRPPNWTHGPETVS, encoded by the exons ATGTCAACTGCCGAAACTACGAAACAAGAACCCATCGTCTTgacaactgaaaaaaatggcATCCGAACTATCACTTTGAATAACCCTAAGAAAAG GAACGCGTTGTCGATAGCGATGATCGAGGCGTTAATCGCCGACATACGGAAGAATATGGACAGCGAGGAATTGAGAGTGATCATTATCAAAGCTGAAGAGAATGTTTTTTCATCGGGGCACGATCTCAGAGAATTG acTTCAGAATCAGGGAAAGGATTCCACGTGAAATTGTTTCAGAGATGTACGGAATTAATGAAGTTAGTCCAG GATGTGACGGTTCCAGTTATAGCTCAGGTACGTGGTTTAGCCACAGCCGCCGGTTGTCAACTCGTCGCTAGTTGTGATTTGGCCGTCGTTTCGGAATCAGCTCAATTCGCGACTCCGGG agtGAATATCGGTTTATTCTGTTCGACGCCAGGTGTCGCCATCGCTCGCGCTGTACCGCGTAAGGTTGCCATGGAGATGTTACTGACCGGTACACCGATTACAGCTCAGG AAGCTTTAATTCATGGTTTGGTCAACAAAGTCGTCCCTAATGATAGATTAGATGCAGAG ACGATGAAAATCGCCGATCGTATTTGTGAAACGAGTCGAATGGTCGTCGCGTTGGGTAAAGCTACATTCTACTCCCAGGTCGGACTCGATCGGGAATCAGCTTACAG aactGCTGAGCAAGTTATGGTTTCGAATCTGTCCTTGAAAGATGGTCAGGAAGGAATCAAAGCTTTCTTAGAGAAACGACCTCCGAACTGGACTCACGGACCCGAGACTGTATCGTAA
- the LOC141909668 gene encoding enoyl-CoA hydratase domain-containing protein 3, mitochondrial-like isoform X1, translating into MSFFSASLRSLRRLTTQVDKFNVVVGGWYRAAGPASRAAGPTSAVRTMSTAETTKQEPIVLTTEKNGIRTITLNNPKKRNALSIAMIEALIADIRKNMDSEELRVIIIKAEENVFSSGHDLRELTSESGKGFHVKLFQRCTELMKLVQDVTVPVIAQVRGLATAAGCQLVASCDLAVVSESAQFATPGVNIGLFCSTPGVAIARAVPRKVAMEMLLTGTPITAQEALIHGLVNKVVPNDRLDAETMKIADRICETSRMVVALGKATFYSQVGLDRESAYRTAEQVMVSNLSLKDGQEGIKAFLEKRPPNWTHGPETVS; encoded by the exons GTAGTTGTTGGAGGTTGGTATCGGGCGGCAGGCCCGGCAAGTCGGGCGGCCGGTCCCACAAGCGCAGTCAGAACGATGTCAACTGCCGAAACTACGAAACAAGAACCCATCGTCTTgacaactgaaaaaaatggcATCCGAACTATCACTTTGAATAACCCTAAGAAAAG GAACGCGTTGTCGATAGCGATGATCGAGGCGTTAATCGCCGACATACGGAAGAATATGGACAGCGAGGAATTGAGAGTGATCATTATCAAAGCTGAAGAGAATGTTTTTTCATCGGGGCACGATCTCAGAGAATTG acTTCAGAATCAGGGAAAGGATTCCACGTGAAATTGTTTCAGAGATGTACGGAATTAATGAAGTTAGTCCAG GATGTGACGGTTCCAGTTATAGCTCAGGTACGTGGTTTAGCCACAGCCGCCGGTTGTCAACTCGTCGCTAGTTGTGATTTGGCCGTCGTTTCGGAATCAGCTCAATTCGCGACTCCGGG agtGAATATCGGTTTATTCTGTTCGACGCCAGGTGTCGCCATCGCTCGCGCTGTACCGCGTAAGGTTGCCATGGAGATGTTACTGACCGGTACACCGATTACAGCTCAGG AAGCTTTAATTCATGGTTTGGTCAACAAAGTCGTCCCTAATGATAGATTAGATGCAGAG ACGATGAAAATCGCCGATCGTATTTGTGAAACGAGTCGAATGGTCGTCGCGTTGGGTAAAGCTACATTCTACTCCCAGGTCGGACTCGATCGGGAATCAGCTTACAG aactGCTGAGCAAGTTATGGTTTCGAATCTGTCCTTGAAAGATGGTCAGGAAGGAATCAAAGCTTTCTTAGAGAAACGACCTCCGAACTGGACTCACGGACCCGAGACTGTATCGTAA
- the LOC141909699 gene encoding uncharacterized protein LOC141909699 isoform X1 translates to MPITREISQPIGDKSPDVLQWKETLRSPSPTPKMDQKLRSSSRSGTYSTDVGLRRSNSFGSLKRSNSNGNLRKSAASFNGSSGKLNKSMELSNIEGEYIKNLQKQIYFLELESNYLREQARKATSMHPIMTSEAERMLSKLRTMQTELDGLHLENQRKESNLDQLGTEKYRLMDRIKIDTSTFAKERRLLTEEIIQLKKDNNALERELSQRDAQIGLQRDELEKNSTAIRASDERVTLLRNQLDQRIEQHKMTQLALEEKRAECLRVEAQLREIEEKYYSSSSALADKATKDLRDEIRMLRQKMKETEMAADQDRYLRTKLTDDSSHLVQENALLNQQVIELTRTIDRERDLRESQETRRSADFTELLSAKDGQKHLQLEMNQMRDELQRERELSKHYREQLAKQEHLSTSTELNASTTRSRLNEIEALHQNAETENTQLRRDKMLLVDHVADLQKQIRDKDDEVLKLRAMCGTVSHRLEDLDHLQTLDNIRQSQKWEEFEKLADTMRSLSHSMALASSPRPAKYAEY, encoded by the exons ATGCCAATAACCAGAGAGATTTCGCAACCAATCGGGGACAAGAGTCCCGATGTTTTGCAGTGGAAGGAGACTTTAAGGTCGCCTTCCCCGACACCGAAAATGGATCAAAAACTTCGTTCTTCATCGAGATCTG GTACATATTCCACTGATGTAGGTTTAAGACGCAGCAACAGCTTTGGAAGTCTGAAACGCAGCAACAGCAACGGAAATCTGAGAAAATCGGCTGCTTCGTTCAACGGTAGCAG CGGTAAACTGAATAAGTCGATGGAGTTGTCGAACATCGAAGGGGAATACATCAAAAACCTTCAGAAACAAATCTATTTCCTCGAACTGGAATCAAACTATCT GCGGGAACAAGCTCGTAAAGCGACCAGCATGCATCCGATAATGACATCGGAGGCAGAGAGAATGCTTAGTAAACTCAGA ACAATGCAGACAGAGTTAGACGGGTTACACCTGGAGAATCAGCGCAAAGAATCGAACCTCGATCAGCTCGGAACGGAGAAATACCGTCTGATGGACCGAATCAAAATCGACACGAGCACTTTCGCTAAAGAGCGCCGCCTATTGACCGAGGAGATCATCcaattgaagaaagataataACGCGTTGGAACGCGAACTATCGCAGAGAGACGCTCAGATCGGTTTGCAACGCGACGAGTTGGAGAAAAACTCGACCGCGATTCGAGCCTCGGACGAGAGAGTTACTCTACTCCGTAACCAG CTGGATCAAAGAATCGAACAACACAAAATGACGCAGTTAGCTTTAGAAGAGAAGAGAGCGGAATGTTTGAGAGTCGAAGCTCAACTGCGAGAAATAGAGGAGAAATACTACAGCAGTAGTTCAGCGTTAGCCGATAAAGCTACGAAAGATCTGAGG GACGAAATTCGAATGTTGCGACAGAAAATGAAGGAGACAGAAATGGCAGCCGATCAGGATCGGTATCTACGCACTAAACTGACCGATGACAGCAGCCATCTTGTACAAGAGAACGCTTTACTGAATCAACAAGTTATCGAACTAACTCGAACTATCGATCGC GAGCGTGATTTGAGAGAGAGTCAGGAGACTCGACGCAGCGCCGATTTCACCGAGTTATTGTCGGCTAAAGACGGTCAGAAACATTTACAACTGGAGATGAATCAAATGAGGGACGAGTTACAACGCGAACGAGAACTCAGTAAACACTACCGAGAACAG TTGGCGAAACAGGAACATTTATCGACGTCGACCGAATTGAACGCATCGACGACTCGATCCCGTCTGAACGAAATCGAGGCTCTACATCAGAACGCTGAAACCGAGAATACTCAGCTACGCAGAGATAAAATGTTGTTGGTCGATCATGTTGCCGATTTACAAAAACAG ATAAGAGATAAAGACGATGAAGTGTTGAAACTGAGAGCGATGTGCGGCACTGTCAGTCATCGGTTGGAAGATTTAGATCATCTCCAAACGCTCGATAACATCCGTCAATCACAGAAATGGGAGGAGTTTGAGAAATTAGCCGATACGATGAGATCATTGTCGCATTCGATGGCACTCGCGTCGAGTCCGAGACCAGCGAAATATGCAGAGTATTAA
- the LOC141909699 gene encoding uncharacterized protein LOC141909699 isoform X4, whose product MSRTSSTFRKQSPLRSSKSAQKSLGGLRRSNSFGSLKRSNSNGNLRKSAASFNGSSGKLNKSMELSNIEGEYIKNLQKQIYFLELESNYLREQARKATSMHPIMTSEAERMLSKLRTMQTELDGLHLENQRKESNLDQLGTEKYRLMDRIKIDTSTFAKERRLLTEEIIQLKKDNNALERELSQRDAQIGLQRDELEKNSTAIRASDERVTLLRNQLDQRIEQHKMTQLALEEKRAECLRVEAQLREIEEKYYSSSSALADKATKDLRDEIRMLRQKMKETEMAADQDRYLRTKLTDDSSHLVQENALLNQQVIELTRTIDRERDLRESQETRRSADFTELLSAKDGQKHLQLEMNQMRDELQRERELSKHYREQLAKQEHLSTSTELNASTTRSRLNEIEALHQNAETENTQLRRDKMLLVDHVADLQKQIRDKDDEVLKLRAMCGTVSHRLEDLDHLQTLDNIRQSQKWEEFEKLADTMRSLSHSMALASSPRPAKYAEY is encoded by the exons ATGTCGAGAACGTCATCAACTTTCCGCAAGCAGTCGCCTCTTAGGTCTTCCAAATCTGCACAGAAATCATTAGGAG GTTTAAGACGCAGCAACAGCTTTGGAAGTCTGAAACGCAGCAACAGCAACGGAAATCTGAGAAAATCGGCTGCTTCGTTCAACGGTAGCAG CGGTAAACTGAATAAGTCGATGGAGTTGTCGAACATCGAAGGGGAATACATCAAAAACCTTCAGAAACAAATCTATTTCCTCGAACTGGAATCAAACTATCT GCGGGAACAAGCTCGTAAAGCGACCAGCATGCATCCGATAATGACATCGGAGGCAGAGAGAATGCTTAGTAAACTCAGA ACAATGCAGACAGAGTTAGACGGGTTACACCTGGAGAATCAGCGCAAAGAATCGAACCTCGATCAGCTCGGAACGGAGAAATACCGTCTGATGGACCGAATCAAAATCGACACGAGCACTTTCGCTAAAGAGCGCCGCCTATTGACCGAGGAGATCATCcaattgaagaaagataataACGCGTTGGAACGCGAACTATCGCAGAGAGACGCTCAGATCGGTTTGCAACGCGACGAGTTGGAGAAAAACTCGACCGCGATTCGAGCCTCGGACGAGAGAGTTACTCTACTCCGTAACCAG CTGGATCAAAGAATCGAACAACACAAAATGACGCAGTTAGCTTTAGAAGAGAAGAGAGCGGAATGTTTGAGAGTCGAAGCTCAACTGCGAGAAATAGAGGAGAAATACTACAGCAGTAGTTCAGCGTTAGCCGATAAAGCTACGAAAGATCTGAGG GACGAAATTCGAATGTTGCGACAGAAAATGAAGGAGACAGAAATGGCAGCCGATCAGGATCGGTATCTACGCACTAAACTGACCGATGACAGCAGCCATCTTGTACAAGAGAACGCTTTACTGAATCAACAAGTTATCGAACTAACTCGAACTATCGATCGC GAGCGTGATTTGAGAGAGAGTCAGGAGACTCGACGCAGCGCCGATTTCACCGAGTTATTGTCGGCTAAAGACGGTCAGAAACATTTACAACTGGAGATGAATCAAATGAGGGACGAGTTACAACGCGAACGAGAACTCAGTAAACACTACCGAGAACAG TTGGCGAAACAGGAACATTTATCGACGTCGACCGAATTGAACGCATCGACGACTCGATCCCGTCTGAACGAAATCGAGGCTCTACATCAGAACGCTGAAACCGAGAATACTCAGCTACGCAGAGATAAAATGTTGTTGGTCGATCATGTTGCCGATTTACAAAAACAG ATAAGAGATAAAGACGATGAAGTGTTGAAACTGAGAGCGATGTGCGGCACTGTCAGTCATCGGTTGGAAGATTTAGATCATCTCCAAACGCTCGATAACATCCGTCAATCACAGAAATGGGAGGAGTTTGAGAAATTAGCCGATACGATGAGATCATTGTCGCATTCGATGGCACTCGCGTCGAGTCCGAGACCAGCGAAATATGCAGAGTATTAA